In Rutidosis leptorrhynchoides isolate AG116_Rl617_1_P2 chromosome 2, CSIRO_AGI_Rlap_v1, whole genome shotgun sequence, one genomic interval encodes:
- the LOC139889852 gene encoding uncharacterized protein, whose product MSNIGMNSGTAVAVQANVQKRGRKRKSVKMYQNWQFAPISFPKMQSDDFSELPIVVSCKIAEAGITIMKVHVDNGNSVDTVYEQCFVQLPETLRATLQPTAASLTGFAGEYLSPMGILPLDVELVDENNDGLACRARLDFYVMRTSSRYNIIALGKFGIVPSTIHGMIKFATHKGVVTITSTSITLSCAAVNVKSAEQETTDVSDSMVVINPAYPEQKIKVGCNASADTRKQIVQLLVQYMDVFAWCESDMTGVSRHIAEHKLNVNPALKSVVQKRRGMAPDRAKWLCEEVTKLVRAGILREVQYQSWIANPVLVKKRDGSCLMCIDFKDLNKACPKDNYSLPEIDVKVESLHAFQYKCFLDAARGYHQIPMAQEDADKTAFHTGKGIFSYIMMPFGLINAGATYQRLIDTAFEKQIGRNLEAYVDDLVIKSTTQERIVEDIRETFDTLRKINMKLNPLKCIQANPKKIAAIENMTALRTVKEVQSLTGKLAALTRFLSKAAERQLPFFKTLKGCLKQKSFV is encoded by the exons ATGAGCAATATCGGAATGAATAGCGGTACTGCTGTCGCTGTGCAAGCGAATGTTCAAAAAAGAGGACGAAAGCGAAAGTCGGTAAAAATGTATCAAAATTGGCAGTTCGCGCCAATTAGTTTTCCaaaaatgcagagcgatgatttctcGGAACTGCCGATAGTAGTATCGTGCAAAATTGCGGAAGCCGGAATCACAatcatgaaagttcatgttgataatggcaATAGCGTTGATACTGTTTATGAACAATGTTTTGTTCAACTGCCGGAGACTCTTAGAGCAACTTTACAACCAACCGCAGCTTCGCTAACCGGTTTTGCTGGAGAATACTTATCGCCTATGGGAATTTTGCCCTTAGATGTTGAACTCGTTGATGAAAATAATGATGGTTTAGCGTGTCGAGCACggctagatttctatgttatgcgCACCTCATCTCGCTATAACAT aatTGCCTTAGGTAAATTCGGAATTGTTCcatccacaattcatggcatgattaaattcGCAACACATAAAGGTGTCGTGACAATAACTTCAACGAGCATCACGCTCAGTTGTGCGGCTGTTAATGTAAAAAGTGCAGAGCAAGAAACCACTGATGTTTCGGATAGCATGGTAGTGATTAATCCTGCATATCCCGAGCAAAAAATTAAAGTGGGATGCAATGCTAGTGCGGACACAAGGAAACAAATTGTGCAGTTACTTGTGCAGtacatggatgtttttgcttggtgtgaAAGTGATATGACTGGTGTTTCGCGTCATATTGCGGAGCATAAACTCAATGTAAATCCAGCTTTAAAATCTGTAGTGCAGAAGCGTAGAGGTATGGCTCCAGACCGTGCAAAATGGCTATGCGAAGAAGTAACGAAATTGGTGCGAGCTGGAATTTTACGAGAAGttcaataccaatcatggattgcgaaTCCAGTTTTGGTGAAAAAGCGTGATGGATCATGTCTAATGTGTATTGATTTTAAGGATTTAAATAAGGCATGCCCTAAGGATAATTATTCACTCCCAGAAATCGATGTGAAAGTGGAATCATTGCATGCTTTTCAATATAAATGTTTTTTGGACGCGGCAAGGGGATATCATCAGATTCCAATGGCTCAAgaggacgcagataaaaccgcatttcatactGGCAAAGGCATATTCtcttatataatgatgccttttggtttaattaATGCGGGTGCAACATATCAGCGTTTGATTGATACCGCGTTTGAAAAGCAAATTGGGCGTAATCTTGAGGCTTATGTTGATGATTTGGTAATCAAAAGCACAACGCAAGAGCGAATTGTTGAAGATATACGCGAAACATTTGACACGCTGCGCAAAATTAACATGAAGCTCAATCCtctaaaat gtattcaagctaatccaaagaaAATTGCGGCTATTGAAAATATGACCGCACTAAGAACGGTTAAAGAGGTGCAAAGTTTGACAGGGAAGTTAGCCGCATTAACGCGCTTCTTGTCTAAAGCGGCTGAAAGACAATTACCGTTTTTCAAAACTTTAAAGGGTTGTTTGAAACAAAAAAGCTTTGTTTGA